One window of Desulfobacterales bacterium genomic DNA carries:
- a CDS encoding FAD-dependent oxidoreductase: MKFKHLFSPIKIGNMTVKNRILMPGMGVNFGCNENNGHLEDQIIQFLAARAKGGTGMIIMAGGAIDPTGMDVDSQPMMWRDDIVPSIQKLADAIHPHGAKIGMHLYHSGGQRNNENKVGPSPVAALAVVKGAPRELTVPEIKDYVKKYGESALKCKQGGLDFVEVHAAHGYLISEFFSPYFNQRTDEYGGSFENRVRFMLEIADSIRDHVGNDIAFGVRINGDDYMKGGWGLDDAKRLAPLLEQHGVDYVHVSAGVYGTAPLTIAPMYEDDGYLVYLAEAIKKEVSIPVCTVGRIKDPAFADKIIAEGKADFVAIGRPHIADPEFANKAMEGRLQDIRPCLGCCLGCIERVLNDEPASCVVNPEVGREYSLTELKKVDNPKNVLIVGAGPTGLHTAMLLGKRGHKVTILEENDHVGGNLKAAGKPPKRAIYEDFLEYLRREVSKQKVEIRLNTEVTEEVIDEIKPDVAVVCSGSKPAIPLMKGLFTSDMDVHTAVDILEGKTVTGDKVMVLGNNNVSLMVADYLAERGKEVVVLGRKRTFGEEMSGADRFYLRTRLAKAKVKLMKNVSVKKFVKGGVLVTVDGTDAELSGYDDVVISEGMDAVRKPAELFKKKDVEVHVIGDAKSPKNLMDCIAEADDLGRSL; this comes from the coding sequence ATGAAGTTTAAACACTTATTTTCGCCGATTAAAATCGGCAACATGACTGTCAAAAACCGTATCTTGATGCCTGGTATGGGCGTGAATTTTGGATGTAATGAAAACAACGGCCATCTGGAAGACCAGATTATTCAGTTTCTGGCGGCACGTGCCAAAGGCGGCACCGGTATGATCATCATGGCCGGCGGAGCCATTGACCCGACCGGTATGGACGTCGACAGCCAGCCCATGATGTGGCGGGATGATATCGTTCCTTCCATCCAAAAACTGGCCGATGCCATTCATCCGCATGGTGCAAAGATTGGTATGCATCTCTATCACTCCGGCGGGCAGAGAAACAACGAAAACAAGGTGGGACCTTCGCCGGTAGCCGCGCTGGCGGTGGTAAAAGGCGCGCCGCGCGAGTTGACCGTACCCGAAATCAAAGACTACGTGAAAAAATATGGCGAATCCGCCCTTAAGTGCAAACAGGGCGGACTCGATTTTGTGGAAGTGCATGCCGCACACGGTTACTTGATTTCCGAATTTTTCTCCCCTTATTTCAACCAGCGAACCGATGAATACGGCGGATCTTTTGAAAACAGAGTCCGTTTTATGCTTGAAATTGCTGATTCCATTAGAGATCATGTCGGTAACGATATTGCGTTCGGTGTTCGGATCAACGGCGATGATTACATGAAAGGCGGCTGGGGGCTCGATGATGCGAAACGATTGGCGCCGCTGCTGGAGCAACACGGCGTGGATTACGTGCACGTCAGTGCCGGCGTTTACGGCACCGCACCGTTGACCATTGCGCCGATGTATGAGGATGACGGCTATCTGGTTTATTTGGCCGAGGCTATCAAAAAAGAGGTTTCCATTCCCGTTTGCACGGTCGGCCGAATCAAGGATCCGGCGTTTGCGGATAAAATCATTGCTGAAGGCAAAGCCGACTTTGTCGCTATCGGGCGGCCGCATATTGCCGATCCGGAATTTGCCAACAAGGCGATGGAAGGCAGATTGCAGGATATTCGGCCGTGTCTCGGATGCTGCCTGGGATGTATCGAACGCGTTCTCAATGATGAACCCGCGTCCTGTGTGGTCAACCCCGAGGTTGGCCGTGAATACAGCCTGACAGAGTTGAAAAAGGTTGACAACCCCAAAAACGTCCTGATCGTCGGCGCCGGCCCCACCGGATTGCATACGGCAATGCTGTTGGGAAAACGCGGCCATAAGGTCACCATTCTGGAAGAAAACGACCATGTGGGCGGCAATTTGAAGGCGGCCGGCAAGCCACCGAAACGTGCTATATATGAGGATTTTCTGGAATACCTCAGACGAGAGGTTTCGAAACAGAAAGTGGAAATCCGGCTGAACACCGAAGTTACCGAAGAGGTGATCGATGAAATCAAGCCGGATGTGGCTGTCGTTTGTTCAGGTAGCAAACCGGCCATTCCGCTCATGAAGGGCCTCTTTACCTCCGATATGGATGTTCATACCGCAGTAGATATTCTTGAGGGGAAAACGGTTACCGGCGATAAGGTTATGGTATTGGGGAACAACAATGTTTCCCTGATGGTAGCCGACTATCTTGCCGAGAGAGGCAAAGAGGTTGTGGTTCTGGGCCGAAAGAGAACCTTTGGCGAGGAAATGTCCGGTGCCGACCGGTTCTATCTGAGGACCCGACTGGCCAAGGCGAAAGTGAAATTGATGAAGAATGTATCGGTCAAAAAATTTGTAAAGGGCGGTGTGTTGGTGACCGTTGACGGTACCGATGCCGAGCTGAGCGGCTATGATGATGTCGTGATCTCGGAAGGGATGGATGCCGTCAGAAAACCAGCGGAATTGTTCAAGAAGAAAGATGTGGAAGTCCATGTGATCGGGGATGCGAAGAGCCCGAAAAATCTCATGGACTGCATCGCGGAAGCCGATGATCTGGGCAGAAGCT